CCGAGCCCCTTGAACCCCTCGGGGAAGACGGTCACCAGCTGCCCGGCCTCCAGCAGCCGCAGCGCGTCCTCCTGGCAGGCGTAGGTGACGCCGATCCGCCGGGCCAGGTCGTGGGAGTAGGGGGTGGCGAAGATCAGGTCCGCGCCCAGCATCCGGGTGTGGCGGCCGGTCTCGTCGTGGATCAGCGAGTGCAGCACCAGCCCGTCCAGCGGCAGCGTCCCGGCGTGGTTGGAGACCAGCAGCGCCGGCCCGTCGGTGGGGATCGACTCCAGCCCGCTGATCTCGGCCCGGAACCAGGAGCGCACCAGGGGCCGCAGCGCCGGCAGCACGATCCGCTCGGTGAACTCGGGGTCGAAGCCGAACTCGTCGACGGCGAAGTCCCCGGTCAGCCGGCTGCGGCTGTAGGCGATGACGTCCTCCACGCCTCCGGAGAAGTCCACCCCGAGCTCCGCGGCCAGGGCGACCACGGTCGCCAGCGGGTCGGCGACGGCGGCCCGGACGGTCTCCGGCGAGACCTGCTGGAGCTGGGCCAGCACCGCGCCGGCGGACTGCAGCAGCTCCCCCAGCACCGCGGCGAGCTCGACGGGCTCGCGGTCCAGCGGGTCGGCGCGGGGCTCCCCACCGGGCGGCCCGGTGACGTCCTCCGGCGCCTCGCGGGCGTCCTGCGGCTCGTCGGCGTCAGCCACGGTCCTCCTCCCCGATCTCGCCGAGCACCCGGCGCAGCACTCCCGGGCGGGTCAGTGCGACGAACTCCTCGGCGGCGTGCCTGCTGGTCCAGTGCGCCTCGAAGCCGAGCTCCTCGCTCGCGCGGCGCACCGACACCACCCTGCCCCACGTGACCCCGTCCAGGTCACCGGGCATCGCCAGCCCGGTCCGGCCCGCCGTGCGCTGCAGGGCCACGGCCACCGTCCTGGGCAGCGGCAGCGCCGGGCGTCCCAGCCAGCCGAGCAGCTGGGACAGCACCAGGACGTCGGGCGCGGCCACGTTGTAGACCGAGACCCGGTTCCCCGGGTCCACCGGCCGCTGGACCGCGGTGGTGACCGCCCGGGCGCCGTCGGCGGGGTGCAGGAACTGGAGCCGGGCGTCGAAGCCACCGACCCGTGGCACCACCCGGCCGGTGAGGTAGCGGGTCAGGTCGGAGCGGACGCCGGCCCCCATCAGCTCGGCGTTGCGCAGGATCGTGACGTCCACGTCGTCGCGGCGCTGGGCCAGGGCGCGGGCGTAGGACTCGATCTCGATGCAGTCCTGGGCGAAGGACGTCCGCGACCCGGCCCGGAGGCTGTGCTCCTCGGTGAGCACCGCCGGGTCCCGGTAGGAGGACCCGTAGACCAGCACCGTGCTGGGCAGCACCAGCCGGCGGAAGCCGGGAGCCCGCTGGCAGGCCGCCAGCAGCTGCATGGTGCCGATGACGTTGAGCTCCTTCATCGACACCCGGCGGCGGTCGGCGGCCACGTGGGCCAGGTGGACCACGGTGTCGACGTCACGCCCGGCGATCAGGGAGGCCATCACCGGTGAGCGGACGTCCGCGCGGACGAAGGTGACGCCCTCCAGCGGCCGGCGCGGGGGGACGAGGTCGACGCCGACCACGGTGGTGTCCTCCAGCGCGGCCAGCGCGCGGGCGCACCGGGCGGCGAAGTCGTCCGAGACCCCGGTGACCAGGACGACACGAGTCATGCGTCGACCCTAGGGGGTCCTGCCACGGGACGGGCACGCGGACGCGGGCACGACTGAGGCCCCGCCCAGGTGGACGGGGCCTGACACCACCCCGGAGGGCGGCGTGCGGTCAGCGGCGCGTCAGCTCACTTGCCGGCGCGACGACGCTGGATGCGCGTGCGCTTCAGCAGCTTGCGGTGCTTCTTCTTCGCCATCCGCTTGCGACGCTTCTTGATCACAGATCCCACGAACACGTACCTCTTCTGATTGTCCAGCCGTCGGGAAACTCTCGGATCCTACTCGTCCCCGGCACCCTGGCGCGAATCGTGGGTCCTCAGCGGTGACGGCGGCGAAGCTCGTAGTGCCGCGAGCGGGTGTCGAACCGGGCCAGGCGCTCCCGGGCCCGGGGCGGTACGACCGAGGCGTGCGGGTCACCTCCGGTGAACGCGCGCACCGACGCCACGTCGGAGAACCACATCGCGGTGAGGAACTCCGGCTCAGCCCCCTCCTCCTCCTCGACCCGGCGCCAGACCTCGAAGCGCTCCAGGCCGGGGAGGTCACGCCGGAGGATCTGCGGGGCCACCTCCCGGTCCAGCAGCTCGTCGTAGTCGGCGGCCCCACCGGGGGTGGTCCACCCGCTCCACAGACGCAGGATCATGGTCGTCCTCTCATTGACAGGATGCTGTCGAACCACTGTATGACAGGATGCTGTCATGTCACCAGAGGTGGAGGCCTACCGTCTGCTGGTCGCCGACGTCTACGAGCTGGCCGGCCTGTCCCGGACCCGCAGCGAGGCGACGGCCCGCACCCACGGGCACACCGCCGCCCGCTGGCACGTGCTGAGCGTGCTCTCGGAGGAGCGGCTGACCGTCGCCGCCGCGGCCCGCCGGCTGGGGCTGGCGCGGCAGAGCGTCCAGCGCGTGGTCAATGACCTGCTGGCCACCGGCCACCTGGACGCGGTGCCGAACCCGACCGACCGCAGGGCCCCGCTGGTCGGGGTGACCGACGACGGCCGCGACCTGCTGACCCGGCTGTTCGCGGAGTCCGCGCAGGAGCGCCGGCGGATGCTGTCCGCGACGGGGGTGGGGGTGGCCGAGCTCGAGACCGCCCGGGCGACACTCCGCCGGCTGGTCGAGGGCCTCCGGGACGACACCGCGTCCTGACCGGTCCCCGCCGGGTGGCTCAGTAGGGCTCGGGGTCCAGACCCAGGTCGGGGAACACCGCACGCCGGGTGGCCTGGATGGCCTGGTCGACCGGGGACTCCGGGTCCATGCCGTCGGAGTAGGGCGTGAAGGAGGGGTCGACGTGGTCGCCCATCGTCTCCGGGGCCAGGTCGCCGAACGGCTCGCGCCACCGCTCCGGGATGGCGGTGCTGGTGGGCACCGGCTGGCCGGAGAGCACGGCGAGCAGGTGGGTCCAGGCCCGGGCCACCCCGTGCAGCGGGGAGTACCCGCCGCCGCCCAGGGCGATCCAGCGGCCCTCGGTGTGCCGCTCGGCCAGCTCCCCCACCAGCCGGTAGGACAGCGCCATGCCGTCGATGCTGAGCTCCAGGTCGGTCAGCGGGTCGGTCCGGTGGGAGTCGCAGCCGTGCTGGCTGACCACGATGTCGGGCTCGAAGGCGGCCAGCACCGGCGGCACCACGGCGTCGAAGGCGCGCAGCCAGCCCTGGTCGCCGGTGTGCGGGGGCAGCGCGACGTTGACGGCGGTGCCCCGGGCCGCCCCCACCCCGGTCTCGGTCGGGTAGCCGGTGCCGGGGAACAGGTAGGCCGGGGACTCGTGCAGGCTGACCGTGAGCACCGAGGGGTCGTCGTAGAAGATCTCCTGGACGCCGTCCCCGTGGTGCGCGTCGAGGTCGACGTAGGCGACCCGGGCCGCCCCCTGCTGCTGCAGCCAGCGGATCGCGACCGCGGCGTCGTTGTACACGCAGAAGCCGCTGGTGGCCGCGGGCATCGCGTGGTGCAGCCCGCCGCTGATGTTCGCCGCCGCCCGCACCTCCCCGGACCACACCGCGCGCGCCGCCTGGACCGTGGCGGTGCAGACCTGTGCCGCCACCTCGTGCATGCCCTCGGCCACCGGGTTGTCCGTGGTGCCGATGCCGTACCCGCGGTCGGGGCGCTGCTCGCGGACGGCCTGCACGTAGTCGGCGTCGTGCACCAGGGTGACGAGCTCCTCGACGGTGGGGTCGGGGTCGACCACCTCCAGCTGCTCCAGCACCCCGAGCGCCTCGGCCAGGGTGATGGCGTACCGGACGCGGCCGGGACCCATCGGGTGGCTGGTGCCGAAGTCGTAGCGCGTCAGCGCCTCGCCGTGGACCAGCCTCGCCCGCACGCTCAGCTCCCCGACAGCAGACGTGAGCGGTCCCGGGCGGACTCGATGGCGGCCATGAAGGCGGCCCGGACGCCGTGCTGCTCCAGGGTCCGCACGGCGGCGGCGGTGGTGCCCCCGGGCGAGGTCACCATCTCGCGCAGCTCGGTGGGGTGCCCGCCGGTCTGGCTGAGCAGGGTGGCCGAGCCGAGCATGGTCTGCACCACGAGCTCGGTGGAGATGTCGCGCGGCAGCCCCAGCTGGACCCCGGCCTCGATCATGGACTCGACCACGTAGAACAGGTAGGCCGGCCCGGACCCGGAGATCGCGGTGACGGCGTCCTGGTACTTCTCCGGGACGCTGAGCACGCGGCCGGTGGCGGCCAGCATCGTCTCCACCCGGACCAGGTCGTCGGGACCGGCGTGGGCCCCGGCGGAGATGGCGGCCATCCCCTGGGACACCTGCGCGGGGGTGTTGGGCATCACCCGCACCACGGCGACGCCGGGGCCGACGCGGGACTCGATGCTGGCGGTGGTGACGCCGGCGCAGAGCGAGACCAGCAGCACGCCGTCGGCCAGCTCGGGGCCGATCTCGGCCAGCAGCTCGTCCAGGTCCTGGGGCTTCACCACCACCACGACCGTCTCCGCACCCTGGACGGCCTCGACGTTGCCGGTCGCGGTGACGCCGTAGCGCTCCACCAGCTCGTCGCAGCGCTCGGGGCGCCGGTCGGTGACCACCACGTCCGAGCCGGACCACCCGGCTCGCAGCAGACCGGCCAGCAGGGTCTCCCCCATCACCCCGGCCCCCAGCAGGGCCAGGCGACGCTGGGTCACCGCACCCCAGCCGTCACCGAGGAGCGGTGCGCCGTGGCGCCGGCGGCCAGCCGCTCGGCCACCAGCTCGGCGATCTGCACGGCGTTGAGGGCCGCGCCCTTGCGCAGGTTGTCGTTGCTGATGAACAGCACCAGACCCCTGCCCGCGGGTGCGGACCGGTCGGCGCGGATGCGGCCCACCAGCGAGGGGTCGGCCCCGGCGGCGTCCAGCGGCGTGGGGACGTCCACCAGCTGCACCCCGGCCGCGGTGGCCAGGATCTCGGTGGCCTGCTCGGGGCTGAGGTCGCGCTCGAACTCGGCGTGCACCGCCAGCGAGTGCCCGGTGTAGACGGGGACCCGCACGCAGGTGCCGGCCACCAGCAGGTCCGGGGCGTGCAGGATCTTGCGGGACTCGTTGCGGAGCTTCTGCTCCTCGTCGGTCTCGCCGCTCCCGTCGGCGACCAGGGACCCGGCCAGCGGCACGACGTTGTAGGCGATGTTCTTCACGTACTTCTGCGGGCCGGGCATGACCACCGCGTCGCCGCGGAAGGCCAGTCCGGTGGCGTCGCCGGCGGCGGCGACCTGCTCGGCCAGCTCGCTGACCCCGGCGCCGCCGGAGCCGGAGACGGCCTGGTAGGTGGTGACCACCAGACGGCGCAGCCCGGCCGCGTCGTGCAGCGGCTTGAGCACCGGCATCGCGGCCATGGTGGTGCAGTTGGGGTTGGCGATGATGCCCTTGGGGGTCCGGGCGATGTCCTCGCCGTTGACCTCGGAGACCACCAGCGGCACCTCGGGGTCCATCCGCCAGGCGGAGGAGTTGTCGATCACGACCGCGCCCTCGGCGGCCACCTTCGGCGCGAACTCCAGCGAGGAGGTCTTGCCGTTGGAGAAGAGGGCGATGTCGAGACCGCCGAGGTCGGCGGTGGCGGTGTCCTCCACCACCACCTCGCCGCCCTTCCAGGGCAGCCTGGTGCCGGCCGACCGGGCCGAGGCGAAGAACCGGATCTCACTGGTGTCGAAGCCGCGCTCGGCGAGCAGCGTGCGCATCACGCCGCCGACCTGGCCCGTCGCTCCGAAGACTCCTACGCGCATGAGCACACCCTAGGCCGACACCGCCGCACCGGACGCCACCGTCTCGCCGGTCACGGCAGCACGGCGACGGCCTCCACCTCCACCAGCAGGTCCGGCTCACCCAGGGACGCCACCCCCAGCAGGGTGATCGGGCGGGAGACGTCGCCGCCGAGCTCAGCCGCCACCCGGCTCACACCCTCACCGAGGGCGGGCAGCATGTCCGGGCTCCAGCCCACGACGTAGACGGTCAGCTTGGCGACGTCGGCGAACGTCGCACCGGCGGCGGCCAGGGCGGCGCCGACGTTGCGGTACGCCTGGGCCACCTGGGCGGCGAGGTCGCCCGGGCCGACGGGGCTGCCGTCGGCGGTCCGGGCCACCTGGCCGGCGAGGTAGACGGTGCGGGACCCCGAGGCCACCGCGACCTGGCGGTAGAAGGGCGAGACGGGCAGCTCGGGCGGGTCGATCAGCATCACAGGCACGGGAGGACTCCTTGGTCGGGTTCCATAGCAACGCTATGGCCTGACTGATGTATAGCAGCGTCATGTAACGTGGGGCAAGTGCCCCGCCTCGCTGACACCGCCGTCCGCACCCTGCTGGTGGAGCGGGCCGCCGACCTCCTCGCCCGCCGGGAGCCGGTCTCGCTCCGGGGTCTGGTCGCCGGCACCGGGGCCTCGACGATGGCGGTGTACACCCACTTCGGCGGCATGCCGGGGCTGTGGCGGGCGGTGCGCCAGGAGGGCTTCACCCGGCTGGGCGCCCGGCTGGCGGGGGTGAGCGCCGGCGACGACCCGGTGCGCGACCTCGCCGCCCTCTCGGCGGCCTACACGGCCCATGCGCTGGAGCACCCCACGCTCTACCGGGCGATGTTCGACGCGGCCGCCGACCTCGAGGACCCCGCCGCAGCCGGCCGGGGGCTCGAGCTGCTGGTCGACGCCGCCGGGCGGGCCCGTGACGCCGGCCGGTTCGCGGCCGACCGCGACCCCGCGGCGCTGGCCACCCGCCTCTGGGCGTCCGGGCACGGGCTGGTGCTGCTGGTGATCGGCGGGGTGCTCCCCCGCGCCGAGCTCGACGTCCAGGCGCCCGCCGTCGTCCTCGACCTGTGCCTGGCGGCCGGGGACGACCCCGCCCGGGCCGCGGCCTCGGTCCGCCGCGGCTGGGACGAGGGCACCACGCGGGGCTGATCCGCCCGCGCGGTCGTGCGCTGAGACGGCCACCGCACCGTCGGCGACGTGCCTACAGTGACCGCGTCGATGGTCCCGTCGTCCGTCCTGCGGACGGCGGGGGCAAGAGGGAACCCGGTGCGAGTCCGGGACTGCCCCGCAGCGGTATCTGGGAACGACCGCCGTCATCGAGCACTGGGCCCGAGCCGAGATCGGCCTCGCCCGGGAAGCGACGGCCAGTAGGTGGACCTCACGCGTCCCTGCCCACGAGTCCGAAGACCTGCCACCGATCTGCCCGGCGACCGCCGCGCAGCTGGCCAGACCTCGGAGGAAGGTCGACGCCGTCCACCACCGCGCGCTCTCGTGCCCGGTGGCGTCCGGTGCTGCCCTCCCGCCGTGGTCCCCGGTGACTCGCGAAGGAGAGCGCACCACCCATGAACACGCACGAGACGACCACACCCAGCCCGACCAGAGCCACGACGCCCGTCGGGGCCACCGTGCTGGGCTACCCCCGGCAGGGCCGCGGCCGCCGGCTGAAGAAGGCGGTGGAGAGCCACTGGAAGGGCCGCACCGGCGCGGACGAGCTGCTGGCCACCGGCGCCGACCTCCGGCGGGAGCGCTGGCAGGACATGGCCGACGCCGGCCTGAGCGAGGTCCCCGTCGGGGACTTCTCCTACTACGACCACGTGCTGGACACGACCCTGCTGCTCGGGGCGGCCCCGGCCCGGTTCGACGAGCTGCCCACCGGCGGGAGCCCCGCGGACCGGCTGGCCACCGTCTTCGCCCTCGCCCGCGGCACCACCGACCAGCCGCCGCTGGAGATGACCAAGTGGTTCGACACCAACTACCACTACCTGGTCCCGGAGATCGGCCCGGGGACCACCTTCACCCTCCACGCCGCCGACCTGCTCGCTCAGGTGGCCGAGGCCCGCGCGCTGGGGCTGGACCCGCGCCCGGTGGTGGTCGGACCGCTGACCTACCTCTCCCTGGCCAAGGCCGACGAGCCCGGCTCGGACTTCGACCCGCTGACCCTGCTGGACGCCCTGGTGCCGGTCTACGCCGAGCTCCTGGGCGCGCTGGCC
The sequence above is a segment of the Auraticoccus monumenti genome. Coding sequences within it:
- a CDS encoding lysophospholipid acyltransferase family protein, whose product is MADADEPQDAREAPEDVTGPPGGEPRADPLDREPVELAAVLGELLQSAGAVLAQLQQVSPETVRAAVADPLATVVALAAELGVDFSGGVEDVIAYSRSRLTGDFAVDEFGFDPEFTERIVLPALRPLVRSWFRAEISGLESIPTDGPALLVSNHAGTLPLDGLVLHSLIHDETGRHTRMLGADLIFATPYSHDLARRIGVTYACQEDALRLLEAGQLVTVFPEGFKGLGKPYSERYRLQRFGRGGFVATAIEAGVPIVPVSVVGSEEIYPLLSGAPGLARAVGLPYLPITPLFPWFGLLGAVPLPSKWTIRVGEPIATDELDPRAATDPMTVFELTNQVRETIQDTLYSMLEERRSPFF
- a CDS encoding aspartate-semialdehyde dehydrogenase, with translation MRVGVFGATGQVGGVMRTLLAERGFDTSEIRFFASARSAGTRLPWKGGEVVVEDTATADLGGLDIALFSNGKTSSLEFAPKVAAEGAVVIDNSSAWRMDPEVPLVVSEVNGEDIARTPKGIIANPNCTTMAAMPVLKPLHDAAGLRRLVVTTYQAVSGSGGAGVSELAEQVAAAGDATGLAFRGDAVVMPGPQKYVKNIAYNVVPLAGSLVADGSGETDEEQKLRNESRKILHAPDLLVAGTCVRVPVYTGHSLAVHAEFERDLSPEQATEILATAAGVQLVDVPTPLDAAGADPSLVGRIRADRSAPAGRGLVLFISNDNLRKGAALNAVQIAELVAERLAAGATAHRSSVTAGVR
- a CDS encoding MarR family winged helix-turn-helix transcriptional regulator — its product is MSPEVEAYRLLVADVYELAGLSRTRSEATARTHGHTAARWHVLSVLSEERLTVAAAARRLGLARQSVQRVVNDLLATGHLDAVPNPTDRRAPLVGVTDDGRDLLTRLFAESAQERRRMLSATGVGVAELETARATLRRLVEGLRDDTAS
- a CDS encoding RidA family protein, with the protein product MLIDPPELPVSPFYRQVAVASGSRTVYLAGQVARTADGSPVGPGDLAAQVAQAYRNVGAALAAAGATFADVAKLTVYVVGWSPDMLPALGEGVSRVAAELGGDVSRPITLLGVASLGEPDLLVEVEAVAVLP
- the proC gene encoding pyrroline-5-carboxylate reductase; the protein is MTQRRLALLGAGVMGETLLAGLLRAGWSGSDVVVTDRRPERCDELVERYGVTATGNVEAVQGAETVVVVVKPQDLDELLAEIGPELADGVLLVSLCAGVTTASIESRVGPGVAVVRVMPNTPAQVSQGMAAISAGAHAGPDDLVRVETMLAATGRVLSVPEKYQDAVTAISGSGPAYLFYVVESMIEAGVQLGLPRDISTELVVQTMLGSATLLSQTGGHPTELREMVTSPGGTTAAAVRTLEQHGVRAAFMAAIESARDRSRLLSGS
- a CDS encoding 30S ribosomal protein bS22; this translates as MGSVIKKRRKRMAKKKHRKLLKRTRIQRRRAGK
- a CDS encoding TetR/AcrR family transcriptional regulator gives rise to the protein MPRLADTAVRTLLVERAADLLARREPVSLRGLVAGTGASTMAVYTHFGGMPGLWRAVRQEGFTRLGARLAGVSAGDDPVRDLAALSAAYTAHALEHPTLYRAMFDAAADLEDPAAAGRGLELLVDAAGRARDAGRFAADRDPAALATRLWASGHGLVLLVIGGVLPRAELDVQAPAVVLDLCLAAGDDPARAAASVRRGWDEGTTRG
- a CDS encoding acetoin utilization protein AcuC, with the protein product MRARLVHGEALTRYDFGTSHPMGPGRVRYAITLAEALGVLEQLEVVDPDPTVEELVTLVHDADYVQAVREQRPDRGYGIGTTDNPVAEGMHEVAAQVCTATVQAARAVWSGEVRAAANISGGLHHAMPAATSGFCVYNDAAVAIRWLQQQGAARVAYVDLDAHHGDGVQEIFYDDPSVLTVSLHESPAYLFPGTGYPTETGVGAARGTAVNVALPPHTGDQGWLRAFDAVVPPVLAAFEPDIVVSQHGCDSHRTDPLTDLELSIDGMALSYRLVGELAERHTEGRWIALGGGGYSPLHGVARAWTHLLAVLSGQPVPTSTAIPERWREPFGDLAPETMGDHVDPSFTPYSDGMDPESPVDQAIQATRRAVFPDLGLDPEPY
- a CDS encoding NAD-dependent epimerase/dehydratase family protein — encoded protein: MTRVVLVTGVSDDFAARCARALAALEDTTVVGVDLVPPRRPLEGVTFVRADVRSPVMASLIAGRDVDTVVHLAHVAADRRRVSMKELNVIGTMQLLAACQRAPGFRRLVLPSTVLVYGSSYRDPAVLTEEHSLRAGSRTSFAQDCIEIESYARALAQRRDDVDVTILRNAELMGAGVRSDLTRYLTGRVVPRVGGFDARLQFLHPADGARAVTTAVQRPVDPGNRVSVYNVAAPDVLVLSQLLGWLGRPALPLPRTVAVALQRTAGRTGLAMPGDLDGVTWGRVVSVRRASEELGFEAHWTSRHAAEEFVALTRPGVLRRVLGEIGEEDRG